The following is a genomic window from Scytonema millei VB511283.
TCAAAATTCAAAATTGACCTACACCCTACACCCTACACCCTTTCTTCACTGGTCACTGGTCACTGTTAATGGGCAGAGCCGTTACCGTGGTAGTTGTCTGAATCGTAAAATCCGTTTTTCGTGCCAAAAAATAGGCAACAAACAGTAAATACAACCGTTAATCCTACTAAGACAAGTTTGATATCCATTTCTTGACTATTCCTCTCTTTAAGTCTCGATAAACATAATGAGCTGCAGTCGAGAGACTTCTACTCTGGGGATATTAGCAGAGCGCGATCGGGCGATCGCTAACAGCCTTCATCCGTTTAATTGTAAATAAATAATTGCTGGTAAATTGACTCTCTTCCATCAGATTTTAGAACCTTCTACCCTCAGCCGTCCATCTACTGAAGTTGCACCAGCATTAATTGGCTGCACTCTAGTCAGGCGATTGCCTTCTGGACAAATTCTCAGGGGAGCGATCGTCGAAACAGAAGCTTATGCCCCTGGAGATCCAGCTTTTCATGCATATCGGCGTGTCACCCCACGCAATCAAGTTGTATTTGGCATGGCAGGGAGAGCATACGTGTATCAAATCTATGGTATGTACCACTGTCTGAATGTCGTCACGGACTGCGAAGGAATTCCTAGTGCTGTACTCATTCGCGCTTTACAACTGGAGTGCTTGCCTAGTGGCTGGGAAATCGGCAGTAAAGAAAACTTGCACCGTCTAGCGGCTGGACCCGGTAAGCTGTGCCGGGTTTTGCAGATCGATCGCAGCTTAAACGGAACTATATTACAACCAGGACAACCGCTATGGCTCGAACAACGCCAGCAAGAATTTGCGATCGTCCAGACAACACGGATCGGACTATCTCAAGGTGTAGATTTACCTTGGCGGTGGTACGTGCAGGATTGTCCGGCTGTTTCTAAAGTTTAGCTATGACATGTAGCATTTGTAACAAATAGCGCGCTCGCATTTGAGCAAAAACCCAAAAAACCTGTATAATCCTCATCTAAACATCAAATCTCTACATAAAAGGGGATTGACAAAACTATGGCACGTAGTAACGGCGGCGGTTTTTGGGCAGATTTTCGCAAGTTTATCATGCGCGGCAACGTCATTGACTTGGCAGTTGCAGTTGTTATCGGTGGCGCATTTGGCAAGATCGTTACCTCTTTCGTAGAAGATATTGTTACGCCCATAATTCTCAATCCGGCATTGCAGGCTGCTAACGTTCAAGATTTACAAAATTTATCGGTCAACGGCATCAAATACGGTGTATTTCTGGCAGCTATTCTCAACTTTTTAGTCATTGCTTTTTGCCTTTTCTTAATTATCCGTGCCTTTGAAAAAGCCCAGCGCCGATTTTCCCGCAGTCCAGAAGCTGCTGAAGCTGCACCAGCCGATCCCGCTGTGATTGCCCAAGAAAGATTAACAGGAGCATTAGATCGCCTCACGACCACAATTGAGACTCGGAACTTGGGTTAATCCCAAGTTGAGCAAGATAAACATAGGTGCGATCGCACCCCTATCTCATAAGATCCAAAGCTTGTAAAATTGCAGTATTGCTTGGCTTTTAGCCAACCAGAAATGTCTGTTGACTAAAAGTCAACGCAAAACGTCAGTTGGCTTTTAGCCGACCAGAAATGCTTATAAACAAATTGTTTTAACTCTTACTCATGACCGTTGCTGCAAATACTGCTACGGGACTAGGTTCCCGCTTGGTAAACACCGTGCTGGCAATTAAGCCTCTGGCTAACTTAGCTAAGCATCAAGCACGGCAAATGATGGTGAAACGAGCAGAGAAAATCGGCGTACCCTGGACAAAAATAGTCCGAGAATTGCGCTCTCAAGAATGGGAAAGTCACTGGCAACAGATATACAATCCTCAATTGCAATATCCCGAGTATTATTGCTGCTCTTTCCACGCTTACGAACAAGGCAATCTCAGTTGGGATGCAGCTTTTGAGGTAGAAGTCGCTGCGCGTGCCGTTCATGCAGGAATTTGGTCTGATGCAGGCGCGGCTGGCGATGCTAAACTTCGTCAGAGCTATCATGAAATCGTCAAAAGTCAACTTCCTAAAAGCCCGCAAGCAATTCTTGATGTAGGCTGTAGCGTGGGTATGAGTACGTTTGCCTTGAAAGCACTCTATCCCCAAGCAAAAATTACTGGTTTAGACTTATCACCCTATTTTCTTGCCGTTGCCCATCAGCGATCGCAGCAGCAAAACCTGACTGAAATCGAATGGGTACACGCTGCCGCAGAAGCAACAGGACTACCAGAAGCAAATTACGATCTCGTTTCGATTTTTCTCGTCTGTCACGAATTGCCCCAGTCAGCCACGCGGCAGATCTTGCAGGAGATGCAGCGCTTATTGCGTCCGGGCGGATATTTGGCAATTATGGACATGAATCCCCAGTCAGCAATCTATGCCCAGATGCCACCATACATCTTGACGCTACTCAAAAGCACCGAGCCATATCTAGACGAGTATTTCACGTTGGATATTGCTCAAGCCATCGTAGCGGTAGGTTTCCATCCACCTACTATCACCTGCAACAGCCCCCGCCACCGAACGATTGTGGCTCAGGTGAAGCACTAGTGGTGCGTGGTGCGTGGTGCGCGGGCAGAGTGGAACGTATTTAATTCCGAATTCCAAATTCCGAATTCCGAATTCATTTGGGCAGTCATTCCACCACTACTGCTACTGATTTATTACTATCGTCGAGCAACTGCGTCACCTCCCCTTTTTCCATTACTGCTGTGCTTCGGTTGGGGCGCAATTTTTGGTGGTATTGCTTTGGGTCTAGAGTGGATATTCGAGCATACTATCAGCCAGTGGGAGGATTGGCAAAGATTTACTCGTACTCTTGCTGGTGTAGCTGTACGCCAGTTGGTGTTTATCGCCCCAATAGAAGAGGGATGTAAGTTAGCGGGAGTAGTTACATTTCGCTGGTTAGTAGGTCGTAGTGGTAACAGGCGATCGCCTGCTCTCTCTATCTTTATAGAGACGATCGCGATCGCTTTAGGATTCACTGCTCAAGAAAGCTGGGTTTATTTATCTAATGGCGTAGCAACTGTATTCGAGCGCGCGATCGGTACTCCAATTCATTCCCTGTTCTCAGCAGCTTTTGGCTATGCCTTAGCAAGGGAGCGCTTCGGTGCAGGGAGCGCTTCGGTGCAGGGAGCGCTTCGGTGCAGGGAGCGCTTCGGTGCAGGGAGCAGGGGAGCAACTACCAACTACCAATTACCAACTACCAATTACCAATTACCAATTACCAATTACCTACGCACCACGCACCACTTCTTAATAAACGCAATTGTTTGTCATGCTCTCGTCAATATATTTTCTAGTGCTTGGCGCTACAACCCACCATTAAATTTTTTGAGCTACTTACTATTTCCATTTTTGCTCTGGCTCTTTTGGCGCATGGAAGGATGGTGGCGACAGGTGCAGCATCAGCCATCAATTATCCTGATTTCTGGCATGACATCCATCCATCGCTACTGGCAAAGAGGGTTGGTTGTGTTTGCTCTGATGCTTGGTGGTAATGCAATTTTTGGCTTTTTTCTGCTTGTCAGAACTCTTAGCCCTTTACATCCCGTCCAGCTACTCGAACCAGAAAATATCTGGTTCATCGCGAGTCGCTCGGCACTCAATTCGATTCCTGGAGCGATCGCCTGGGGAATTTATCGATACTTGAGGTTTGCTGCTAGTCGGCGCAATTCGTCATGATACTCTTTAGAAAAATTATTTATAAAACTTCGCAATCATTTAACATAATTAACAAGACATATGATTTTTGTTTCAGCAAAGTATTATGATGCAGGGCGGAGAGACAGAAACCCAGGTAAAGAGAGCAGCTATGGCTAACATCAAATTTGTGCAAGAAAATCGGGAGGCGATCGCCGCTGATGGGGCAAACCTCCGCATCAAAGCTCTAGAAAATGGTATCGATCTCTATACGACTTGGGGTAAAATGATGAACTGCGGCGGCTATGGTCAATGCGGTACTTGTATCGTAGAGATTGTTGAAGGTATAGAAAATCTCTCACCCCGTACTCCAGTTGAAAACAAAAAACTGAAGAAAAAGCCAGCTAACTATCGTCTTGCTTGTCAAACTTTAGTCAACGGACCAGTTAGCGTTGTTACTAAACCGAAATGAGGGAGCAGGGAGTAGGGAGACAAGGGGGATAATGGAGAGCTGAGGGAGCTGGGGAAGCTGAGGGAGCGATCGGGAGCGATCGGGAGCGATCGGGAGCAAAACAATTCACGCATTCACGCATTCACGCATTCAAAATTCTTACACCCCACACTTCCCACACCCCACACCCTATTCCTCACTGATAACTGAATAACTGGTCGCTGACTCGCCCCTCCCTGTGTGTCACGCATTGATGATATCCTGAAAGAGTCAAACCCCCGTATAAAAGAGGCTTTCTGGCGATGCAAGTAAACGATTTAGGCTTTGTGGCAAGCATCTTATTTGTGCTAGTTCCATCTGTGTTTTTAATCATTCTTTACATCCAAACCGCTAGCCGCGAAGGAAAAAAAGATTAATCATCACTGTTTTGTCAATTACTTTAAATCAAAAACAAAACCTCTGTAGAAATAACTACAGAGGTTTTTAGTTATTAGTTCACGGGGTGTAGGATTGAATTGTGACTTGTCTTGCTTGGCGACTTTCTCTTCTCGCTCTTCAACCAACCGTCCGCGCTAACAGCACGGGACATGTAGCATTGACACGAACGTAATCTGATAGCGATGAACCGATTAAGCGATCGATGTCAACAAAACTTTTAGCCACGGATGGACGGCGATCGGGTGAACCCAGCATTAGTAAGTCTACAGACATATCTTCAGCTAAGCGGCAAATTTCTTCGCCTGGCTTGCCCATACTAGTGATGCAGCGGGTTTGCACTCCTTGCTTTT
Proteins encoded in this region:
- a CDS encoding 2Fe-2S iron-sulfur cluster-binding protein; amino-acid sequence: MANIKFVQENREAIAADGANLRIKALENGIDLYTTWGKMMNCGGYGQCGTCIVEIVEGIENLSPRTPVENKKLKKKPANYRLACQTLVNGPVSVVTKPK
- a CDS encoding class I SAM-dependent methyltransferase; translated protein: MTVAANTATGLGSRLVNTVLAIKPLANLAKHQARQMMVKRAEKIGVPWTKIVRELRSQEWESHWQQIYNPQLQYPEYYCCSFHAYEQGNLSWDAAFEVEVAARAVHAGIWSDAGAAGDAKLRQSYHEIVKSQLPKSPQAILDVGCSVGMSTFALKALYPQAKITGLDLSPYFLAVAHQRSQQQNLTEIEWVHAAAEATGLPEANYDLVSIFLVCHELPQSATRQILQEMQRLLRPGGYLAIMDMNPQSAIYAQMPPYILTLLKSTEPYLDEYFTLDIAQAIVAVGFHPPTITCNSPRHRTIVAQVKH
- the psbM gene encoding photosystem II reaction center protein PsbM — its product is MQVNDLGFVASILFVLVPSVFLIILYIQTASREGKKD
- a CDS encoding DNA-3-methyladenine glycosylase, which encodes MTLFHQILEPSTLSRPSTEVAPALIGCTLVRRLPSGQILRGAIVETEAYAPGDPAFHAYRRVTPRNQVVFGMAGRAYVYQIYGMYHCLNVVTDCEGIPSAVLIRALQLECLPSGWEIGSKENLHRLAAGPGKLCRVLQIDRSLNGTILQPGQPLWLEQRQQEFAIVQTTRIGLSQGVDLPWRWYVQDCPAVSKV
- a CDS encoding PrsW family glutamic-type intramembrane protease, coding for MVRGARAEWNVFNSEFQIPNSEFIWAVIPPLLLLIYYYRRATASPPLFPLLLCFGWGAIFGGIALGLEWIFEHTISQWEDWQRFTRTLAGVAVRQLVFIAPIEEGCKLAGVVTFRWLVGRSGNRRSPALSIFIETIAIALGFTAQESWVYLSNGVATVFERAIGTPIHSLFSAAFGYALARERFGAGSASVQGALRCRERFGAGSRGATTNYQLPTTNYQLPITNYLRTTHHFLINAIVCHALVNIFSSAWRYNPPLNFLSYLLFPFLLWLFWRMEGWWRQVQHQPSIILISGMTSIHRYWQRGLVVFALMLGGNAIFGFFLLVRTLSPLHPVQLLEPENIWFIASRSALNSIPGAIAWGIYRYLRFAASRRNSS
- the mscL gene encoding large conductance mechanosensitive channel protein MscL codes for the protein MARSNGGGFWADFRKFIMRGNVIDLAVAVVIGGAFGKIVTSFVEDIVTPIILNPALQAANVQDLQNLSVNGIKYGVFLAAILNFLVIAFCLFLIIRAFEKAQRRFSRSPEAAEAAPADPAVIAQERLTGALDRLTTTIETRNLG